From the genome of Polyangiaceae bacterium, one region includes:
- a CDS encoding DUF2231 domain-containing protein — MGKTNSEPPRLLQIIEDESPAIDGMIQALHRPVSDFMQNNPAIHDALTGTWLGHPLHPAIIPLPIGAWATGVVLDIASMNGRNRRSSGMADLSYRVGLVGAGVALAAGLAEWTHQHGNARRVSFVHAASNVLAAGLITTSLIARGMGARRTGFALAVLALGAVGVGGWLGGELTYRYGAGVGRQASKRRSESEASSASIADAI, encoded by the coding sequence ATGGGCAAGACGAATTCAGAACCGCCGAGGCTCTTGCAAATCATCGAAGACGAATCGCCCGCGATCGATGGGATGATCCAGGCGCTTCACCGACCGGTGAGCGACTTCATGCAGAACAATCCTGCCATTCATGATGCACTCACGGGGACGTGGCTGGGGCATCCATTGCATCCGGCGATCATTCCGCTTCCCATCGGTGCCTGGGCAACAGGGGTCGTGCTGGACATCGCGAGCATGAACGGGCGCAATCGCCGGTCGTCGGGAATGGCGGACCTGTCTTATCGAGTCGGATTGGTTGGAGCCGGGGTGGCGTTGGCCGCGGGGCTTGCCGAGTGGACTCATCAACACGGCAATGCGCGACGTGTGTCATTCGTTCACGCCGCATCGAATGTGCTTGCCGCGGGTTTGATCACGACATCGCTGATTGCTCGCGGGATGGGAGCGCGACGGACGGGATTCGCATTGGCGGTGCTGGCATTGGGTGCCGTAGGCGTAGGCGGATGGCTCGGCGGTGAGCTGACATATCGTTATGGTGCGGGCGTGGGGCGACAGGCGTCGAAACGTCGATCGGAATCGGAAGCCTCGAGTGCGTCCATTGCGGATGCCATTTGA